The following are encoded in a window of Bacillus sp. SORGH_AS_0510 genomic DNA:
- the pqqA gene encoding pyrroloquinoline quinone precursor peptide PqqA: MWIKPEYEIINTSSEVTMYSYIGK, from the coding sequence ATGTGGATAAAGCCTGAGTATGAAATAATCAACACTTCTAGCGAGGTGACGATGTATTCCTACATCGGCAAGTAG
- the pqqB gene encoding pyrroloquinoline quinone biosynthesis protein PqqB — MKIRVLGAAAGGGFPQWNCACPNCRAVRSGNPSLRPLLQSSLAVTANEKDWYLINAGPDILRQIELFASLNAGPGIRETPLAGVFLTDAELDHTIGLLSLREGSSMTIYGTKMVRSCLQSAFPVFPMLKNYCSWKWQSLDPGIRQRVGPLREGAEGAIIVEAVPVSKKPPLYAKSTQELDCQEDIWEVGLVLHNEDSGRCLAFFPTLEKITPAIEDCLKKADILMVDGTFWSEDELTVMGAATRNASSMGHLPISGPSGTLELLASFPAERKILIHINNSNPILKKDSMERYTLERLGIEVAYDGMELEV, encoded by the coding sequence ATTAAAATTAGAGTATTAGGAGCGGCGGCCGGAGGAGGCTTTCCGCAGTGGAACTGTGCCTGTCCAAACTGTAGGGCAGTCCGCTCAGGAAATCCTTCACTCAGGCCGTTATTACAATCTTCGCTTGCGGTAACTGCCAATGAAAAGGACTGGTACCTCATCAATGCAGGACCGGATATTCTCAGGCAAATTGAATTGTTTGCTTCACTAAATGCAGGTCCAGGCATAAGAGAGACCCCTCTTGCCGGTGTTTTTTTAACCGATGCAGAGCTCGACCATACGATCGGCCTATTGTCACTGCGGGAGGGCTCCAGTATGACGATTTATGGGACCAAGATGGTACGAAGCTGCTTGCAATCCGCTTTTCCGGTGTTTCCAATGCTAAAGAACTATTGTTCATGGAAATGGCAGTCTCTAGATCCAGGAATTCGACAAAGGGTGGGACCCTTACGTGAAGGAGCAGAAGGAGCCATCATCGTTGAGGCGGTTCCCGTTTCAAAAAAACCGCCGCTCTATGCCAAGTCGACCCAGGAGCTGGACTGTCAAGAAGATATTTGGGAGGTTGGACTGGTTCTTCATAATGAAGATTCGGGCAGGTGTCTTGCTTTCTTCCCTACATTAGAAAAGATTACTCCGGCTATAGAAGATTGTTTAAAGAAAGCCGATATCCTGATGGTAGATGGAACCTTTTGGTCGGAAGATGAATTAACCGTGATGGGGGCAGCAACTCGTAACGCAAGCAGCATGGGCCACTTACCGATTAGCGGACCATCTGGCACCTTAGAGTTATTGGCCTCTTTCCCGGCAGAGAGAAAAATTCTAATCCACATTAATAACAGCAACCCTATTTTGAAAAAGGACTCAATGGAGAGGTATACATTGGAGCGGCTTGGTATTGAAGTTGCCTATGATGGCATGGAATTGGAGGTGTGA
- the pqqD gene encoding pyrroloquinoline quinone biosynthesis peptide chaperone PqqD gives MVESIFVAGSLPKLAAKARLKFDKVREKHLLLLPEKVVVLNETAASILRLCDGNRPINTITEYISTSLMAGSETRSSDALPDLKTMEADIFEFLQEMADQGWVVIQHEKEEP, from the coding sequence GTGGTGGAGTCTATTTTTGTAGCTGGCAGTCTTCCAAAACTCGCTGCAAAGGCGCGATTAAAATTCGATAAGGTGAGAGAAAAACATCTCCTTTTGCTACCGGAAAAGGTTGTAGTCCTAAACGAAACTGCAGCATCGATCCTTCGTTTATGTGACGGGAACCGGCCCATAAACACCATCACTGAATACATCAGTACTTCTCTAATGGCAGGCTCAGAAACAAGGAGTTCAGATGCATTGCCCGATTTGAAAACAATGGAGGCAGACATTTTCGAATTTTTACAGGAGATGGCGGATCAGGGATGGGTGGTGATTCAGCATGAAAAAGAAGAGCCATAG
- the pqqC gene encoding pyrroloquinoline-quinone synthase PqqC, which yields MMLEQRGFVSRGIKREELWSADEFTGQLRNVGRSSYHDKHPFHIAMHQGNLSKEQIRGWVANRYYYQKSVPIKDAAILSNLPSRELRREWIGRILDHDGRPGEDGGIEAWLRLGESVGLSREEVIQEEHVVPGVRFAVDAYVNFARTKPWIEAVASSLTELFSPDLISKRIKVFEQLYPWIDRSGLDYFQSRLTQAPCDSDVALRLVLTQCRTPEAQQRAVNALRFKCDVLWAQLDAIEKAYPSKA from the coding sequence ATGATGCTGGAGCAAAGAGGGTTCGTAAGCCGAGGTATAAAAAGGGAAGAGCTTTGGTCGGCGGATGAATTTACGGGGCAGTTAAGGAATGTAGGGCGTTCTTCCTATCATGACAAACATCCATTTCATATAGCAATGCACCAAGGAAACTTAAGCAAAGAGCAGATCCGCGGCTGGGTGGCCAACCGATACTACTACCAGAAATCAGTCCCAATTAAAGATGCAGCCATCCTGTCCAATCTGCCATCAAGGGAACTGAGGCGAGAGTGGATTGGCCGTATTCTTGATCATGACGGAAGGCCTGGAGAAGATGGTGGTATTGAAGCATGGCTGCGGTTGGGAGAATCGGTAGGATTGTCTCGGGAAGAAGTCATACAAGAGGAGCATGTTGTCCCAGGCGTTCGATTTGCTGTGGATGCCTATGTGAACTTCGCCCGGACAAAACCGTGGATTGAAGCTGTTGCCTCAAGCTTGACGGAATTGTTTTCACCTGACCTTATCTCAAAAAGGATAAAAGTTTTTGAGCAGCTGTATCCTTGGATTGACCGTTCAGGGCTTGATTATTTCCAAAGTCGCTTGACTCAGGCACCTTGTGATTCGGATGTGGCCCTCAGACTTGTTTTAACCCAATGTCGAACACCGGAAGCACAGCAGCGGGCTGTCAACGCATTAAGGTTCAAATGTGATGTATTATGGGCACAGCTTGATGCTATCGAAAAGGCCTATCCCTCTAAAGCGTGA